The Edaphobacter flagellatus sequence GCTGGAGCCCAGGTCGGCGAAGGGCGAGGAGGCTTCGGGAATTTATTGCCTGCCCGCGGACTTCTGCTGGAACGACCTGGGGTGCTGGTCGGCGCTGCATGAGCATGTGGGAAACTGCGCTCCTGAGGATCTGGCGAAAAAGAATGTCTTCGACAAGACGAACCAGCCCTGCGTGGACATCGACTCGAAGGGCAACTATGTGTATGCGCCGGGCAAGGCGGTGGCGCTGGTGGGCGTGAGCGATCTGGTGGTGGTGGAGACGGATGATGCGTTGCTGATTACGACGCGGGAACGCTCGCAGGATGTGGGCAAGGTGGTTGCGGAGTTGAAGCAGGCCGGGCACGAGAACCTGGTGTAGAAGTTGAAGGTTGTGGGCTGTTTCAGGTTGAAAGCAGATTCCTCCACTCCGCTTTGCTGCGGTCGGAATGACATTTATTGAGTTGGGGTAGTTATGGCAGAGACGAAGAGTGTGGTGAAGTTTGGCACGGATGGCTGGCGCGGTGTGATCGCCGACGATTTTACGTATGCGAATGTTCGCGTTGCGGTTTCGGCCATTGCGAATTATGTGCTGGCGCATGAGGATGCGAAGGCGGGTGTCTGCATTGGGTGGGATACGCGTTTTGGTTCGCACTCGTTTGCTCGTGTGACGGCGCAGGTGCTGTCGGAGGCGGGGATTTCTGTGCAGCTTGCCAGTGGTATTACGCCGACACCGGCGCTCTCGTATGCGGTGCGTACGAGGAAGGCTGCGGGCGGAGTGATGATTACGTCGAGCCATAATCCTGCCGAGTGGAATGGGGTGAAGTACAAGGCGAGCTATGGCGGGTCGGGCAAGCCTTCGATCATGAGCGCGATTGAGAGCTATCTTGAAAAGCCGCTGGCCAAGGCGGCGACGGCTGCTTCCATTGTCGAAGTGGATTTTATGCCAGAATACGTTGCTGCGATTGCGAAGTTCGTCGATCTGGATGCAGTCAAGGCTTCGGGATTCAAGTTTCTGCTGGATGTGATGTATGGCGCGGGCCGCGGTGTGGTGGCGGACATCTTCGCGCAGAAAGAGATTCCGTTTACGGAGATTCGCAACGAAGTGAATCCGGCGTTTCCGGGGATCAATCCGGAGCCGATTCTGCCGAATATTGCGGAGACGCAGGTAGCTGTTGTCGGCGAGCGCTGCGATGCGGGGCTGATTACGGACGGGGATGCGGATCGCATTGGCGCTGTGGATGAGTACGGCAATGTGGTGGACGCGCACAAGATTCTGAGTCTGCTGGCATGGTGGCTGCTGGAGAGGAAGAAGTGGCCGGGCGAGCTGACGCGCGCTTTCAATACGACGAAGATGATGGATCGTATTGCGGCGAAGTATGGCCGCAAGCTGAACGAGCACGGTATCGGCTTCAAGTATGTTGCGGACCTGATGCTGGAGAAGGAGATCCTAATCGGCGGCGAGGAGTCGGGTGGCATCGGGATTAGCAAGCATCTGCCGGAGCGCGATGGGATGCTGAACAGCCTGCTGATTGCGAATGTGATGGCGGATGAGGGCAAGACGCTGGGCGAGCTGGTGGCGGCGC is a genomic window containing:
- a CDS encoding phosphoglucomutase/phosphomannomutase family protein, which gives rise to MAETKSVVKFGTDGWRGVIADDFTYANVRVAVSAIANYVLAHEDAKAGVCIGWDTRFGSHSFARVTAQVLSEAGISVQLASGITPTPALSYAVRTRKAAGGVMITSSHNPAEWNGVKYKASYGGSGKPSIMSAIESYLEKPLAKAATAASIVEVDFMPEYVAAIAKFVDLDAVKASGFKFLLDVMYGAGRGVVADIFAQKEIPFTEIRNEVNPAFPGINPEPILPNIAETQVAVVGERCDAGLITDGDADRIGAVDEYGNVVDAHKILSLLAWWLLERKKWPGELTRAFNTTKMMDRIAAKYGRKLNEHGIGFKYVADLMLEKEILIGGEESGGIGISKHLPERDGMLNSLLIANVMADEGKTLGELVAALQEEFGEHEYGRVDMHISEELKQSAIARAKAGVEEFAGMKVLRVETMDGIKFFLDNPEAKTKKNAAETWLLLRASGTEPLLRVYCESCSKESVEKVLKAATDFVNKGKA